ACCTATGTCTACTAAATTATCAGATGCATACTTTTTATACTCTTCAGTTTCATATGCGTCTTTTATTTTTTTGTTTAAGTCCTTCTTAACATCTTCTGGCACGCCCTTTTTAACAACGAATCCTCTCCAAGATCCTATATCAACATCTAACCCTTTTTCTTTTGTTGTCGGTACACTTTCAAATTCAGGTATCTCATCAATTCTTTCATCATTAAAAATAACGAGCGGTCTCACTTTTTTAGATTTAGCATAATCTACAACATTTACTACTTTGTCCAGGTATACATCTACTTCACCACCAAGTGCGGCAGCTTTGACTTCTGATCCTGAAGTATACGGTGTAAACCTCATATCTATACCTGCTTTTTTTGAAAAGTCGTTTGTTGCAAAGTCATCTAATCCTGTTGAACCTGCTCCACCGACTGTGATTTTATCTTTTTTACCTTTTTCAATTAAATCATCATAATTTTTTATAGGGCTGTCTTGCGAAACTGACAATACATAAATATCACTTTGAATTTGTGCGAGCGGTTCAAAATCATCTAAAAGTTTCACTTCTTTACTTTTATTTAAGTTATCAGAAATGACTTGTGACGGTGTAATTTCTAAAATGTTGTACCCATCATTATTTTGTTGATACGTGTGTAACATGCCTATTAAGCCGCCGCTACCATCTTTATTAACTGGCTGAAAATTAGCATTTGAATTTTTATTTAACACTTGAGAATATTGTCTTACAAAAGAATCACTTGCACTTCCCTCTCCAAATGGTATGACAATATTAATCGTTTTTTTAGGGAAATTATCGACTTCATTCTTTTCGTCTTTGCTTTTCGTATCACCTTTAGCACTACAACTTGCTAATAATAACGTTAATACAATTAAGATTATCGACTTCTTTTTACCCATGTTCTCCCTCCTTATCTATTAAATATTTAGGAACGACAGCAGTGCCTTCCATAATTCTTCTAGCTGTACGTCCTGTGCCACCTTTTAATAACTTGTAATCGCTTTCATTTTTCTGTAAAAAAACTTCTGCTGAAATTGTTCCATTTGGATGTCCAATATTGATGCTATTACCAGTGGTACTTTCACAAACTAAATGTGGGATTGTACCAGGTATTTGGCATGCAGTTGCTAAACAGATCGAACCACTCACAGCAAATGCTGGATGTAACTTACCCATAGAAATGTATCTGCCTATAATATTGTTATTTTCTTTTTTATTGATTATACCTAGTTCCGTCTTATAATCTTTAGGCGGACTCACTAATGTTATTTTAGGTAATGCTTCTAATTCTGGATTGATTTTTTCATACTTGTTAAATATACCTAATAAAATACCAACTTCAACGCGTAATTTTTCAATTTCTTTAGAAACATCCGGTTTATCAATCGTTTGTGACAACTCATAGCCTTCGAGTGAAAAATCACTTGCTTGTACAAAAGCGACTATGTTACCAGTATCTAAAATACTTACTTCAAATGTTTTTTCATCAACATGAATTTCATCTATTACATTGCCCGTCGGAAAAAGTCTACCCGTAAATGCACCTGCTGGATTCATAAAACTCACTGTTATTTTTGCTCCAGTGCCTTCTACACCTGATATAGAAAAATCACCTTTGTTTTCAACGTTTCCATCTTTTATAGGAATCAAGACTTCCATTATTTTGTTCGTATTCGTATTTAATATTTTAACTTTTGTTTCACCTTCGACTCTTGGGACTAAACCTTCTTCAACTGCATATAGTCCTACTGCTGATGCCATGTTTCCACATGTCACATTGTAATCAATGCTCTTCTTATTTACACCAACTTGTCCAAACGTATAGTAAATATCACTTTCATTTGTACTTGATATCCCCACGATTGCGACTTTGCTCGTAACAGAAGTTCCGCCACCTATACCATCAATTTGGCCATTTGGAGAGCTGCCATAAATTTTTAAAATAACTCTTTCTCTCGCTTCATGATCTAGGGGTAAATCACTATCTTTAAAAACTAGACCCCTACTTGTTCCCCCTCTCATTAACACGCAAGGAACTCTTAAACTTTTTATATCCACGTTATGACCCCCCTAAAATTTATTGAAATATTCAGTTAACTTATTTAAAGTATATAAGTGGATAGTCGATAAATAAAATATTACTTTTTTATGTTTGAGCATAAAAAAATTTTATGGCAAATTTAAAAGAATGAGGAGAAATTCATATGGATAGCATGGATTGGGAGATATTAAGAGCATTATTTAAATATAAAAACATTACGCAAACAAGTAAAATTTTGAGAATATCACAACCAGCAGTAACTTATAGAATCAATAAGCTTGAAGAAGAATTTAACGTGGATATTATTAATAGAAATCAAAAAGGCGTAGTCTTTACTTCACCAGGAGAAATCATTGTAAAATATGCGCTCTCAATGATAAAAGATAGTCAAAAACTAAAAGAAGAATTAATCAACCAAGAAAACAAAGTACAAGGTACATTGAGATTAAGCGCGTCTAGTATTTTTTCAAGATATCAATTACCTAAAATATTATCAGAATTCAGTCAAAAATATCCTTTAGTAGAATTTGATGTCAACACCGGTTGGAGTGAAGAAGTATTTAAGTCAGTCCATAACGATTACTCGCAAGTCGGCATTTTAAGAGGTGATTATAGCTTTTCATCAGAAAAAATAAGACTTATGACAGAAAAAATTTATATCGTATCTAAACATCCAATATCGATAGATGACTTACCACATTTACCAAGAATTTATTATAATACTGACACTTCACTAAATAAATTGATCGACGATTGGTGGATAGGAAGATTTGTAGAACCATCATCAATTGCAATAAAAGTAGACAATATGGAAACAAGTAAAGAATTCGTACAACACGGCTTAGGATTTTCTATTTTGCCAGATATATTACTCAAAAATAATCAAGACTTACATAAAATACCTTGCCTAGATCAAAATGGAAATGCCATGATCAGAAATACCGATATGATATTAAAAGAACAATACTTATCAAATAACGTCGTTAGAGCATTTTATAATTTTATGAAAGAGAGAAAATTAGAATTCGATTGATTTAATATATATGGTGTAGGAGAGGTGTCGGGGGCAGGATTGGTTGGGATGGGTGATGGTATTGGACATCGAATTTGAAGTAATTCTTGGATTAACTTCGGACTTAACTCACGACTTTGGCTTTGTCTTGGATTAACTTCGGACTTAACTCACGACTTCGGCAATATCTTGGATTAACTCCTGACTTAACTCACGACTTCACTCATTTTTTATAAAACGTCCTAATTTCATCTAATTTAATCTCATCTCCTCAATTATTCCATGCCATCTTACTCAAACTCATCAAAAAAGGAACCTGATCTTTGTCAGGTTCCTTTTCCTACTACTTCAGCTCTGGCCAATAGTCTTTATTAGCTTCTATTAGATCATCTAGTATGTTTTTTGCGACGGATGCGCTTGGTACTGTTCGAGATAGTGTAAGTGCTTGCCATAATTTCTGGTAAGATTGTTCTTCATAAGCTTCGACGGTTAATTTTTCTACGCCTACTTGTTGTTCCATTAAGCTTTTTTGGAATCTTGGTATTTCTCCTACTGATAATGGCTCCTGTCCTTCACTACCGACTAAACATGGTATTTCAACCATTGCTGTTGGTTCAAAGTTTGAAATTGCGCCTTTATTTTCAACGATCATTAACATTCTTTCTTTCGTATTGAATGCGATTGCTCTTGCTAAGTCTACGATATAAGAAGCGTGCTCATCTATTGTGAGCTCAGTTCCTTCTGCAGTGCCTTTATCGATAATGTTTTGGCATTCTCCAAATACGAACTTTTCTCTTCCTGCCATGACTTCATTTGCTCTTGTGTAATCTTTGTTTGAATGTTCTACTACATAGTCTGGGAAGAAGTAGTATTTTAAATATGTGTTAGGCAATGTATGTTTATCTAATGCTTGGACGTCGCGCGCTTTTTTAAATGTATCGTTCCAGCTTGCTTCTTGTTCCATATCACTACCTGTATCCGTTGAATATCCAAATTTCTCTACGTGTTGAATGATGCTTGGCATTAAATCTTTACCTGATTTGTCTCTAATATCTGTCCACCAACCAAAATGATTTAATCCGTAATATTTAACGACCATTTCTTTTCTAGATTTTAAGCCAATATTTGTAGCCATTAGTTCTTCTATTCCTATTGGCATATCACAAATATTTAATATTCTTGAATTTGGTCTTAACTTTCTAGTTGCTTCTGCTACTATTGCAGCTGGATTTGAATAGTTTAACATCCATGCTTGAGGAGAATATTTTTCCATATAATCAACGATTTCAAGTACACCTGTTATTGAGCGCATACCATATGACAAACCGCCTGGCCCACACGTTTCTTGACCAACAA
This portion of the Mammaliicoccus vitulinus genome encodes:
- a CDS encoding Bug family tripartite tricarboxylate transporter substrate binding protein; protein product: MGKKKSIILIVLTLLLASCSAKGDTKSKDEKNEVDNFPKKTINIVIPFGEGSASDSFVRQYSQVLNKNSNANFQPVNKDGSGGLIGMLHTYQQNNDGYNILEITPSQVISDNLNKSKEVKLLDDFEPLAQIQSDIYVLSVSQDSPIKNYDDLIEKGKKDKITVGGAGSTGLDDFATNDFSKKAGIDMRFTPYTSGSEVKAAALGGEVDVYLDKVVNVVDYAKSKKVRPLVIFNDERIDEIPEFESVPTTKEKGLDVDIGSWRGFVVKKGVPEDVKKDLNKKIKDAYETEEYKKYASDNLVDIGEGYLGPDEFGKKLNKEYEKFDEIAEDLDIK
- a CDS encoding 2-methylaconitate cis-trans isomerase PrpF family protein, which translates into the protein MDIKSLRVPCVLMRGGTSRGLVFKDSDLPLDHEARERVILKIYGSSPNGQIDGIGGGTSVTSKVAIVGISSTNESDIYYTFGQVGVNKKSIDYNVTCGNMASAVGLYAVEEGLVPRVEGETKVKILNTNTNKIMEVLIPIKDGNVENKGDFSISGVEGTGAKITVSFMNPAGAFTGRLFPTGNVIDEIHVDEKTFEVSILDTGNIVAFVQASDFSLEGYELSQTIDKPDVSKEIEKLRVEVGILLGIFNKYEKINPELEALPKITLVSPPKDYKTELGIINKKENNNIIGRYISMGKLHPAFAVSGSICLATACQIPGTIPHLVCESTTGNSINIGHPNGTISAEVFLQKNESDYKLLKGGTGRTARRIMEGTAVVPKYLIDKEGEHG
- a CDS encoding LysR family transcriptional regulator, producing the protein MDSMDWEILRALFKYKNITQTSKILRISQPAVTYRINKLEEEFNVDIINRNQKGVVFTSPGEIIVKYALSMIKDSQKLKEELINQENKVQGTLRLSASSIFSRYQLPKILSEFSQKYPLVEFDVNTGWSEEVFKSVHNDYSQVGILRGDYSFSSEKIRLMTEKIYIVSKHPISIDDLPHLPRIYYNTDTSLNKLIDDWWIGRFVEPSSIAIKVDNMETSKEFVQHGLGFSILPDILLKNNQDLHKIPCLDQNGNAMIRNTDMILKEQYLSNNVVRAFYNFMKERKLEFD
- a CDS encoding 6-phospho-alpha-glucosidase, coding for MKKFNITIAGGGSTFTPGIILMLLDHLEDFPIGTIKLYDNDKERQQTIADACEILLNERAPGVKLQASTDPKTAFENVDFVMAHIRVGKYAMREQDEKIPLKHGVVGQETCGPGGLSYGMRSITGVLEIVDYMEKYSPQAWMLNYSNPAAIVAEATRKLRPNSRILNICDMPIGIEELMATNIGLKSRKEMVVKYYGLNHFGWWTDIRDKSGKDLMPSIIQHVEKFGYSTDTGSDMEQEASWNDTFKKARDVQALDKHTLPNTYLKYYFFPDYVVEHSNKDYTRANEVMAGREKFVFGECQNIIDKGTAEGTELTIDEHASYIVDLARAIAFNTKERMLMIVENKGAISNFEPTAMVEIPCLVGSEGQEPLSVGEIPRFQKSLMEQQVGVEKLTVEAYEEQSYQKLWQALTLSRTVPSASVAKNILDDLIEANKDYWPELK